GGTGCGCTCATAGAATCGAGGAACTGGTGGCTGCTGGTAAAATCATGCGTCCGGCGTATAAATGCGTTCAGCCTCATTTAGAATACACGCCGCTTTCTAAACGATAAAATTACATTTTCTTTATTCTCATAAAAAGATAACCGGTTGCATGTCGTTTTCGATTCCTGGTTAGGAACGACCAAAACAAATGCAATCGGTTTTTTATTTCAGCTTCCCAATCTTCCGGCAAAATCTTTTTCTAAATTCGTCACATTTGTTGGATTTTTATAAAAAAATATGATAATATAATCAAGTCATTTGGAGGTTGTCATATGATGCGTCATATCCTTGTGTGGATCTATATTTTCGCTGGTTTTTTAGGGATGTTCAGCAATTTTCTCTACTGGCTTATGTCGAAGAAAAGCTTTCTTCAAGGCTCTAGGGAACGTTTGGAACTTCAGAAATTCGTGGTCTGTACCTTTTTAATCGGGCTCGTGAGTTTTTTTACTTTTTATAGCCAATACATCATACTACTGCAGCCTGAGAGCACAACAATTCAGATTTTAGACTATTTGCTTTGGGCTTGTTTTTTGTTTTACTGGATAAATTACCTGGATTCAATGGTTGGCAGTTCCAAACTTCGGCTCATGAAAAAAATCGTAAAATACGGTTCCATCTGTTATATTGGTCTCTGCCTGTTAATCACCAGAGGTCTATGGGGTCTTAATTTCAAAATAGCGAATATCAGCTTCAGTTCCCTTTTTCTGCTGCTTGATGTTCTGTTTTGCATACTGGCGCTTCTTGTGGTGTGTTTGTATGCTGTCCGCGCAAATTCACAGACGAAACATAAGCTTTCCGGCCCTTATATCCTCGTGATCAGTTTTGCGCTGATCCTTTATGCAAGCTATGAATTCTTGCATTATGCTCGTATCTTCAGCAGCTTCACTGCCTACAGCACATGGGAGCTGGGACCTTTTAATGCCACGGCGTTCTTTCTGCTTTTTTCCAATTTGATCACTTTGATCTATGTATATTACAATGATTTTTCCACCAGCTTCATCATAAATCATGTGGAGGAACCCGTAAATCCAATCCAAAATTCGTCAGAACTGAATGACAAGGCAAGCCCTGACTCAGATACAAAAACCACATATGAATCCACAGACAGCATCGCTGCTTCTATAGGACAAGATGAGCGGGAAAATGTTCCTTCCCTTTACAATCTTACCCCAAGAGAACAAGAGGTGATGGAGTTCATTTTCAAGGGCTACAATAACGCAGAAATCGCCGACGAGCTCTTCATCTCACAGAATACGGTCAAGCATCACATCTATAATCTCTTTAAGAAACTCAACGTTAAAAACAGAGTCGAACTGATCTGCTTACTTCGGGAATACTCCCTATAAACTTTAAATTTCAATCGCGAATACTCCGTATAACCCTTAAATTTCAACACGATACAACAAAATAATACTGCAGTGCCATTGGCCTTTTTCTCACTTTAGGATATAAATATGTAGGAACCTTTATGTCCACGGTTCACGGCATCGGTTGCCGATGCTGCATTTATTTAATCTAAAGTTTTTTGGAAAGAGGTGTTTCTTATGAGTTCACAAGGACAAAACGAACTCCACAGAGGTCTGAAAGCAAGACACATGAACATGATCGCAATCGGCGGCGCCATTGGTACCGGTCTGTTCGTTGCACTTGGCGGATCTCTCAGCGAAGCCGGACCGGGCGGCGCACTGCTCGCTTACGGTGTAATCGGTGTTATGGTTTATTTCTTAATGACCAGCTTAGGTGAAATGTCAACCTATATGCCCGTTTCCGGTGCATTTGAAACCTATGCTACAAAATTTGTAGACCCAGCATTAGGCTTCGCGCTGGGTTGGAACTACTGGTACAATTGGGCAATCACGGTTGCTGCCGAGCTTGCTGCCGGATCTCTTGTAATGAAATTCTGGCTGCCGGAATCAAGCTCTCTGATGTGGAGTGCACTGTTCCTGGCGGTTCTCTTCCTGCTCAACTTCTTCTCCGCCAAAATGTATGGAGAAAGCGAATTCTGGTTTGCGGGAATCAAAGTCGTAACCATTATTATTTTCCTTGTCATCGGCCTTTTGATGATCGTAGGTATCATCGGCGGTCACTCCACAGGATTTGAGAATTGGACGATTGACAACGCTCCTTTTGCCGGCGGAATGATGGCAATCATCAATATCTTCATGATCGCAGGATTTTCGTTCCAGGGAACTGAACTGGTCGGCGTTGCTGCCGGTGAAACGGAAGACCCTGAAAAAAATGTTCCAAAGGCAATCAAAACCGTTTTCTGGCGAATTCTGATTTTCTACATCGGCGCAATTATCATCGTGGGCTTTATTCTGCCCTACAATGATCCGAATCTTCTTTCCTCATCCGGTGAAGTTACGGATATTGCCATCAGCCCCTTTACGCTCATCTTTGAAAGAGCGGGGATTGCGGCTGCGGCTTCCATCATGAATGCTGTTATCCTGACCTCTGTACTGTCCTGCGGAAACTCCGGTATGTACGCTTCCACCCGTATGCTTTATGCCATGGCTGTGGAAGGAAAAGCACCAAAGATCTTCCAGAAGGTAAACAAGAGAGGTGTTCCTGTACCGGCTCTGGTTCTAACCGCTTTGGTCGGCGCTCTTTGCTTCCTCACTTCACTGGCAGGAAACGGCACTGTCTACATGTGGCTGGTTAGTGCATCCGGCCTTGCCGGCTTCATTGCCTGGCTGGGAATCTCCATCAGCCATTATAAATTCAGAAAAGCGTATCTTGCCCAAGGACACAGCCTGGATGAGCTGAAATTTAGAGCAAAGTGGTATCCCTTTGGACCAATCCTGGCAACGGTTCTCTGTGCTATCGTAATCATCGGTCAGGGAATGTATGCCTTCTCAGGCGATACGGTTGACTGGCTGGGAATCATCATCGCTTATATGGGGATTCCGCTCTTCCTTTTGCTCTACCTCGGATACAAAGTATCTAAGAAGACAAAACTGGTGAAGCCGGAAGAAGCTGACCTTTCAAAAGGATTTGCAAAA
This genomic window from Clostridiales bacterium contains:
- a CDS encoding response regulator transcription factor, which encodes MMRHILVWIYIFAGFLGMFSNFLYWLMSKKSFLQGSRERLELQKFVVCTFLIGLVSFFTFYSQYIILLQPESTTIQILDYLLWACFLFYWINYLDSMVGSSKLRLMKKIVKYGSICYIGLCLLITRGLWGLNFKIANISFSSLFLLLDVLFCILALLVVCLYAVRANSQTKHKLSGPYILVISFALILYASYEFLHYARIFSSFTAYSTWELGPFNATAFFLLFSNLITLIYVYYNDFSTSFIINHVEEPVNPIQNSSELNDKASPDSDTKTTYESTDSIAASIGQDERENVPSLYNLTPREQEVMEFIFKGYNNAEIADELFISQNTVKHHIYNLFKKLNVKNRVELICLLREYSL
- a CDS encoding amino acid permease, whose translation is MSSQGQNELHRGLKARHMNMIAIGGAIGTGLFVALGGSLSEAGPGGALLAYGVIGVMVYFLMTSLGEMSTYMPVSGAFETYATKFVDPALGFALGWNYWYNWAITVAAELAAGSLVMKFWLPESSSLMWSALFLAVLFLLNFFSAKMYGESEFWFAGIKVVTIIIFLVIGLLMIVGIIGGHSTGFENWTIDNAPFAGGMMAIINIFMIAGFSFQGTELVGVAAGETEDPEKNVPKAIKTVFWRILIFYIGAIIIVGFILPYNDPNLLSSSGEVTDIAISPFTLIFERAGIAAAASIMNAVILTSVLSCGNSGMYASTRMLYAMAVEGKAPKIFQKVNKRGVPVPALVLTALVGALCFLTSLAGNGTVYMWLVSASGLAGFIAWLGISISHYKFRKAYLAQGHSLDELKFRAKWYPFGPILATVLCAIVIIGQGMYAFSGDTVDWLGIIIAYMGIPLFLLLYLGYKVSKKTKLVKPEEADLSKGFAKAD